The Candidatus Methylomirabilota bacterium genome contains a region encoding:
- a CDS encoding glycosyltransferase family 2 protein gives MSATVSIAVLNYQRRDALRRALEAARRQRFPILEILAVDNASTDGSAEMVRSEFPDVRLVRLTENVGAAARNAGVAAAKGEIVFTLDNDVLFTTPDGVERGLGAFDRHPRAAVVNFMIVGPDGALSRRDWCHPRDPGRWAETEFPTYYVLEGASACRREAFLAVGGYWPPFFIGHEGWDLALRLLNAGHELIYTPTVRVQHLVAPSARPSSRIYYSFVRNAVWVALRNHRPAAAAASIAQDLALVGFCAARAGELRAYARGLVDALRGARQALATREALSREAGARLQALQAQRPGLAARALRHFRERLI, from the coding sequence TTGAGCGCCACGGTCTCGATCGCGGTCCTCAACTACCAGCGCCGGGACGCTCTCCGCCGCGCGCTGGAAGCCGCCCGGCGCCAGCGCTTCCCCATTCTAGAAATCCTCGCGGTGGACAACGCCTCCACCGACGGCAGCGCCGAGATGGTTCGGAGCGAGTTCCCCGACGTCCGGCTGGTTCGGCTCACCGAGAACGTCGGCGCCGCCGCCCGCAACGCCGGCGTCGCCGCCGCCAAGGGCGAGATCGTCTTCACGCTCGACAACGACGTGCTGTTCACCACGCCCGACGGCGTCGAGCGCGGACTCGGCGCCTTTGACCGCCACCCGCGCGCGGCGGTCGTCAACTTCATGATCGTCGGCCCCGACGGCGCGCTCTCCCGCCGCGACTGGTGCCACCCGCGCGACCCCGGACGCTGGGCGGAGACGGAATTTCCCACCTACTACGTCCTGGAGGGCGCCTCGGCGTGCCGGCGCGAGGCCTTCCTGGCCGTGGGCGGCTACTGGCCGCCCTTCTTCATCGGGCACGAAGGCTGGGATCTCGCGCTCCGGCTGCTGAACGCCGGTCACGAGCTGATCTACACGCCCACCGTGCGCGTCCAGCACCTCGTGGCGCCGTCGGCCCGGCCGTCGAGCCGGATCTACTACAGCTTCGTGCGCAACGCGGTCTGGGTCGCCCTGCGCAACCACCGCCCGGCGGCGGCCGCCGCCTCCATCGCCCAGGATCTGGCGCTCGTGGGTTTCTGCGCCGCGCGAGCGGGAGAGCTGCGGGCCTACGCGCGCGGGCTGGTCGACGCGCTGCGCGGCGCCCGCCAGGCGTTGGCCACGCGTGAGGCGCTGTCGCGCGAAGCCGGGGCGCGGCTGCAGGCGCTGCAGGCGCAGCGTCCGGGGCTCGCGGCCCGCGCCCTCCGCCACTTCCGCGAGCGTTTGATCTGA